Proteins encoded in a region of the Sphingopyxis sp. OAS728 genome:
- a CDS encoding RNA polymerase subunit sigma → MSGRMSREERLRLRRAERAVDRMNGMDRKVFLAIRVDEQSYSLIAERFDISDVERHFASSLRILMKAMDEKDPWWWKFWPW, encoded by the coding sequence ATGAGCGGGCGCATGAGCCGCGAAGAGCGGCTTCGCCTTCGCCGCGCCGAGCGCGCCGTCGACCGGATGAATGGCATGGACCGCAAGGTCTTCCTCGCGATCCGCGTCGACGAGCAGAGCTATTCGCTGATAGCTGAACGGTTCGACATCAGCGATGTCGAGCGCCATTTCGCGTCGAGCCTCCGCATCCTCATGAAGGCGATGGATGAGAAAGATCCGTGGTGGTGGAAATTCTGGCCGTGGTGA
- a CDS encoding ArdC family protein, which translates to MRAEKIERRSLYAEVTGRIIAELEEGRLPWVRPWDSAACECTMPQNAGTGRKYSGINVLILWAEVVHRGFASQRWLTYRQAAAAGGNVRRGEKGTIICYADRFTPKSEAEASRGEDREARQVAFLKRFTVFNLEQCEGLPDDFTPDAAAVDPVLAVAEADALIAASGARFQIGGGEAFYSARHDFVQVPPQAAFPEPINWYRTALHELGHWTGHGTRLDRDQKGGFGSEAYAKEELVAEMAAAFTCASLGIAPTVRHSDYIASWLSVLRGDEKAIFRAASQASKATDFLLAFAGVEQ; encoded by the coding sequence ATGCGAGCGGAGAAGATCGAGCGGCGGAGCCTTTATGCCGAGGTCACGGGCCGGATCATCGCCGAATTGGAAGAAGGGCGACTGCCTTGGGTGCGGCCTTGGGACAGCGCGGCATGCGAATGCACGATGCCGCAAAACGCGGGAACGGGCCGCAAATATTCGGGGATCAATGTGCTTATTCTGTGGGCCGAAGTCGTGCATCGCGGTTTCGCTTCGCAGCGCTGGCTTACCTACCGGCAGGCCGCAGCAGCTGGCGGAAATGTCCGTCGCGGCGAGAAGGGCACGATTATTTGCTATGCCGACCGCTTTACGCCGAAGTCCGAAGCCGAAGCGTCGCGCGGCGAGGATCGCGAAGCGCGTCAGGTGGCTTTCCTCAAACGCTTCACCGTGTTCAATCTCGAGCAGTGCGAAGGTCTGCCCGACGATTTCACACCCGATGCTGCGGCGGTCGACCCGGTCCTCGCGGTTGCCGAGGCCGACGCGCTGATCGCTGCAAGCGGCGCACGCTTTCAGATCGGAGGCGGCGAAGCGTTCTACAGCGCGAGACATGACTTTGTTCAGGTGCCGCCACAGGCAGCATTCCCTGAGCCGATCAACTGGTATCGCACGGCGCTGCACGAGCTTGGCCATTGGACCGGCCACGGCACGCGGTTGGACCGTGATCAGAAGGGCGGGTTCGGATCGGAAGCCTATGCCAAGGAGGAGCTTGTCGCCGAAATGGCGGCGGCGTTCACTTGCGCATCGCTCGGCATCGCTCCCACCGTTCGGCATTCGGATTATATCGCGTCGTGGCTATCGGTGCTGCGCGGCGATGAGAAGGCGATCTTCCGCGCGGCCAGTCAGGCGAGTAAGGCGACCGATTTCCTGCTCGCTTTCGCGGGAGTCGAACAATGA
- a CDS encoding helix-turn-helix transcriptional regulator, with protein sequence MTSLPPPDRFLRLNTVLDRTGLSRATLYRKIAAGTFPHQVKIADRCCGWRESEVAAWQRDPIGFRVSDLPSIAA encoded by the coding sequence ATGACGTCCCTGCCCCCTCCCGATCGTTTCCTTCGTCTCAACACCGTTCTCGATCGCACTGGCCTCAGCCGGGCGACGCTCTACCGAAAGATCGCCGCCGGCACCTTCCCCCACCAGGTCAAGATAGCCGACCGCTGCTGCGGCTGGCGTGAATCCGAAGTCGCCGCGTGGCAGCGCGATCCCATCGGGTTCAGGGTTTCCGACCTTCCGTCGATCGCAGCCTGA
- a CDS encoding DUF736 domain-containing protein: protein MAAIGFVNGTIEQGFVGQLKTLSIRAAIEIRTNRSKSGDVQPDYRVYSEGVEIGAGWIRVGQVSGEQYVSLSLAAPEFGPRRLYANLGRAAGQDGEDGYALIWNPAD from the coding sequence ATGGCAGCTATCGGCTTTGTGAACGGCACCATCGAACAGGGTTTCGTGGGCCAACTGAAAACCCTCTCGATCCGCGCCGCGATCGAGATCCGGACCAACCGCTCGAAAAGCGGCGATGTCCAGCCCGACTATCGGGTCTATTCGGAAGGCGTCGAGATCGGTGCCGGCTGGATCCGCGTCGGGCAGGTGTCGGGCGAGCAATATGTTTCGCTGAGCCTCGCCGCCCCGGAATTCGGCCCGCGCAGGCTCTATGCGAACCTCGGCCGCGCTGCCGGCCAGGATGGCGAAGACGGCTACGCCCTGATCTGGAATCCGGCCGACTGA
- a CDS encoding tyrosine-type recombinase/integrase: MSLTDVMIRSLKAESRPYSRTDAGGLYLEVRPSGAKLWRFKYRFLGKANRIALGAYPEVRLAEARQLRDDARRKLRDGIDPLADRKRDKLVAQFKAANTFGDLAKEYIEKTVAEGRAEATTTKANWLLDQLKPIAGMPVADIKPIEILAALKRIEARGKHETARRARSFAGRVFRYAVATGRGEADPTAVLQGALIAPRVTHHAALLEPDAVGGLLRAIDSYPGNAITRLACQIAPHVMARPGELRQALWGEIDFDKAVWTVPLERMKMRRPHAVPLSRQVLAYLKTLYDLTGPEGFVFPAFHTSRRPMSENTMNQAFRRMGYAKGEVTAHGLRTTASTLLNESGKWQSDAIERSLAHADANMVRGIYNRGRYWDERVAMHQWWSDYLDELRAVEKNALPLEAA, translated from the coding sequence ATGTCTCTTACTGATGTTATGATCCGGTCGTTGAAGGCTGAAAGTAGACCCTATAGCCGGACCGACGCGGGGGGGCTCTATTTGGAAGTGCGACCGAGTGGGGCGAAGCTTTGGCGGTTTAAATATCGCTTTCTCGGAAAGGCTAACCGGATCGCCTTGGGTGCCTATCCCGAAGTTCGGCTGGCGGAGGCTAGGCAGCTGCGAGACGATGCCCGGCGAAAACTACGCGACGGCATTGACCCGCTTGCCGATCGGAAGCGCGATAAGCTCGTTGCGCAGTTCAAGGCCGCAAACACCTTCGGTGATCTTGCGAAGGAATATATCGAGAAGACGGTTGCGGAGGGCCGCGCTGAGGCAACCACGACCAAAGCCAATTGGCTTCTGGACCAGCTCAAGCCCATTGCGGGCATGCCCGTAGCCGACATCAAACCTATCGAGATCCTCGCGGCATTGAAAAGGATCGAAGCGCGCGGGAAGCATGAGACCGCGCGCCGGGCGCGATCGTTCGCCGGCCGCGTCTTCCGCTACGCTGTGGCAACGGGCAGGGGCGAGGCTGATCCAACTGCAGTCTTGCAGGGGGCACTCATTGCCCCTCGCGTCACGCACCATGCGGCGTTGCTCGAACCTGATGCCGTTGGCGGGCTGCTTCGCGCGATCGACAGTTATCCTGGCAACGCCATCACCCGGCTCGCCTGTCAGATCGCGCCACATGTGATGGCACGGCCGGGCGAACTGCGACAGGCGTTGTGGGGCGAGATCGACTTCGACAAAGCCGTTTGGACAGTGCCGCTGGAGCGCATGAAAATGCGGCGGCCCCATGCCGTGCCGCTGTCGCGGCAGGTGCTTGCCTATCTTAAAACACTGTACGACCTGACAGGCCCCGAGGGTTTTGTCTTCCCCGCCTTCCACACCTCGCGTCGGCCGATGAGCGAAAATACAATGAACCAAGCCTTCCGCAGGATGGGATACGCCAAGGGTGAAGTGACGGCGCACGGCCTCAGAACGACGGCTTCGACACTGCTCAACGAAAGCGGGAAGTGGCAATCGGATGCGATCGAGCGTTCACTTGCACACGCCGACGCAAACATGGTCCGCGGAATTTACAATCGCGGGCGCTATTGGGACGAGCGTGTCGCCATGCACCAGTGGTGGAGCGACTATCTCGACGAGCTACGCGCGGTTGAAAAGAACGCGTTGCCGCTCGAAGCGGCATGA
- a CDS encoding coniferyl aldehyde dehydrogenase produces the protein MATAIKQDIAGETARMHEVLAAQKASFTAAMPESLSVRTDRIDRAIALLVDNAEEFAKAVSEDFGHRSREQTLMTDIMPSVSALKHAKKHMAAWSKGEKRKPTFPLGLLGAKAEVVYQPKGVVGVVSPWNFPVGMVFVPMAGILAAGNRAMIKPSEFTENVSALMARLVPDYFDESEMAVFTGDSDVGVAFSKLAFDHMIFTGATSVGRHIMRAAADNLVPVTLELGGKSPTFIGRSANKDLVGQRVALGKMMNAGQICLAPDYLLVAEDQEGDVIDSVTKGATALYPTLLANDDYTSVVNTRNYDRLQSYLADAREKGAEVIEVNPGGEDFASSNGHKMPLHIVRNPTDDMKVMQEEIFGPILPVKTYKHIDDAIDYVNANDRPLGLYYFGQDKSEEDRVLTRTISGGVTVNDVLFHNAMEDLPFGGVGPSGMGNYHGVDGFRTFSHARAVYRQPKLDVAGLAGFKPPYGKATAKTLSKELKK, from the coding sequence ATGGCTACCGCGATCAAGCAGGATATCGCTGGCGAAACGGCGCGCATGCACGAAGTGCTTGCGGCGCAGAAGGCGAGCTTTACCGCCGCCATGCCCGAAAGCCTGAGCGTGCGCACCGACCGCATCGATCGCGCGATCGCGCTGCTCGTCGACAATGCGGAGGAATTCGCCAAGGCGGTGAGCGAGGATTTCGGCCATCGCAGCCGCGAACAGACGCTGATGACCGACATCATGCCTTCGGTCAGCGCGCTGAAACATGCGAAGAAGCATATGGCGGCCTGGTCGAAGGGCGAGAAGCGCAAGCCGACCTTCCCGCTCGGCCTGCTCGGCGCGAAGGCCGAGGTCGTCTATCAGCCGAAGGGCGTCGTCGGCGTGGTGAGCCCCTGGAATTTCCCGGTCGGCATGGTCTTCGTGCCGATGGCCGGCATCCTCGCCGCGGGCAACCGCGCGATGATCAAGCCGTCGGAATTCACCGAAAATGTATCGGCGCTGATGGCGCGGCTGGTGCCCGATTATTTCGACGAGAGTGAAATGGCGGTGTTCACGGGCGATTCCGATGTGGGCGTGGCCTTCTCGAAACTGGCGTTCGACCACATGATCTTCACCGGCGCGACGAGCGTCGGGCGCCACATCATGCGCGCCGCGGCGGACAATCTGGTGCCGGTGACGCTCGAACTCGGCGGCAAGTCGCCGACCTTCATCGGGCGCAGCGCGAACAAGGATCTCGTCGGCCAGCGCGTCGCGCTCGGCAAGATGATGAACGCCGGGCAGATCTGCCTCGCGCCCGATTATCTGCTCGTCGCCGAGGATCAGGAAGGCGACGTGATCGACAGCGTCACCAAGGGCGCGACCGCGCTTTATCCGACCTTGCTTGCCAACGATGATTACACCTCGGTGGTGAACACGCGCAATTACGACCGCTTGCAGAGCTATCTTGCCGACGCGCGCGAAAAGGGTGCCGAGGTGATCGAGGTCAACCCGGGCGGCGAAGACTTCGCGAGCTCGAACGGCCACAAGATGCCGCTCCACATCGTCCGCAACCCGACCGACGACATGAAGGTGATGCAGGAGGAAATCTTCGGCCCGATCCTGCCGGTGAAAACGTACAAGCATATCGACGACGCCATCGACTACGTGAACGCCAACGACCGCCCGCTCGGCCTTTACTATTTCGGGCAGGACAAGAGCGAGGAGGACCGCGTGCTCACGCGCACCATCTCGGGCGGGGTGACGGTCAACGACGTGCTGTTCCACAATGCGATGGAAGATCTCCCCTTCGGCGGCGTCGGGCCGTCGGGGATGGGCAATTATCACGGGGTCGATGGCTTCCGCACCTTCAGCCACGCGCGCGCCGTCTATCGCCAGCCGAAGCTTGATGTGGCAGGGCTCGCTGGATTCAAGCCGCCCTATGGCAAGGCGACGGCGAAGACGCTGTCGAAAGAGCTCAAGAAATAG
- a CDS encoding acetyl-CoA C-acyltransferase — MTATDPVVFLSYARTPMGSMQGSLSDASATDLGATAVKAAVERAGVSGDDIERIYMGCVLPAGLGQAPARQAAIKAGLPKSVQATTVNKVCGSGMQTVIMGAEALAAGSVDLIVAGGMESMTNAPYLLKKHRSGARIGHDTAYDHMFLDGLEDAYEAGRAMGTFAQDTADAYQLSRQSQDDYSIESLSRAKAAIAAGAFASEIAPVTISGRKGDVIVDTDEAPGKGMPDKIPTLKPAFAKDGTITAATSSSISDGAAAVVLTRQSVADAKGAKPVARLVAHAAHAQEPKDFTVAPVGAINKLLAKTGWAIGDVDLFEVNEAFACVAMFAMHDLGIPHEKINVHGGATALGHPIGASGTRIITTLIAALQRHGKTRGIASLCIGGGEATAVAVELV; from the coding sequence ATGACCGCCACCGATCCCGTCGTTTTCCTTTCCTATGCGCGCACCCCGATGGGCAGCATGCAGGGCAGCCTGTCGGACGCAAGCGCGACCGACCTCGGCGCGACCGCGGTCAAGGCGGCGGTCGAGCGCGCGGGCGTTTCGGGCGACGATATCGAGCGTATCTATATGGGCTGCGTGCTCCCTGCTGGCCTCGGCCAGGCGCCGGCGCGTCAGGCCGCGATCAAGGCGGGCCTGCCCAAGTCGGTGCAGGCGACGACCGTGAACAAGGTGTGCGGTTCGGGCATGCAGACCGTGATCATGGGCGCCGAAGCGCTCGCCGCGGGCAGCGTCGACCTGATCGTCGCGGGCGGCATGGAATCGATGACCAACGCGCCCTATCTGCTCAAGAAGCACCGCTCGGGCGCCCGCATCGGCCACGACACCGCCTATGACCATATGTTCCTCGACGGTCTGGAAGATGCCTATGAAGCCGGCCGCGCGATGGGTACCTTTGCGCAGGATACCGCCGACGCCTATCAGCTCAGCCGCCAGTCGCAGGACGATTATTCGATCGAATCGCTGAGCCGCGCCAAGGCCGCGATCGCCGCTGGCGCCTTCGCCAGTGAAATCGCACCCGTCACCATCTCGGGGCGCAAGGGCGATGTCATCGTCGACACCGACGAAGCGCCCGGCAAGGGCATGCCCGACAAGATCCCGACGCTGAAGCCCGCCTTTGCCAAGGACGGCACGATCACCGCGGCGACCAGCTCGTCGATCTCGGACGGTGCCGCCGCCGTCGTGCTGACCCGCCAGTCGGTCGCCGACGCCAAGGGTGCGAAGCCCGTCGCCCGCCTTGTGGCGCACGCCGCGCATGCGCAGGAACCCAAGGATTTCACCGTCGCCCCCGTCGGTGCGATCAACAAGCTGCTCGCCAAGACCGGCTGGGCGATCGGCGACGTCGACCTGTTCGAAGTCAACGAAGCCTTCGCCTGTGTCGCGATGTTCGCGATGCACGACCTCGGCATCCCGCACGAAAAGATCAACGTCCACGGCGGCGCGACCGCGCTCGGCCACCCGATCGGCGCCAGCGGCACGCGCATCATCACCACTTTGATCGCGGCGCTCCAGCGCCACGGCAAGACGCGCGGCATCGCCAGCCTCTGCATCGGCGGCGGTGAAGCGACGGCGGTTGCGGTCGAACTGGTCTGA
- a CDS encoding SH3 domain-containing protein → MTSRHILTAAALMAVVGPAAAQSDVELPYWASINVDEARMRKGPSPDVPVTWEYRRKDLPVKVVARFETWRKIEDPDGTQGWMAARLLSRTRTAIVTGEIRPMREDASVSAAVAYRAEPGVVGRITECNNGWCLFDVKGRKGWIQTDHIWGD, encoded by the coding sequence ATGACCAGCCGACACATACTAACCGCCGCCGCGTTGATGGCCGTCGTGGGACCGGCCGCCGCACAATCCGATGTCGAATTGCCCTATTGGGCGTCGATCAATGTCGACGAGGCGCGGATGCGCAAGGGGCCGTCGCCCGACGTCCCGGTGACATGGGAATATCGGCGCAAGGACCTGCCGGTGAAGGTCGTCGCGCGGTTCGAAACATGGCGCAAGATCGAGGATCCCGACGGGACGCAGGGCTGGATGGCGGCGCGCCTTTTGAGCCGCACCCGCACCGCGATCGTCACCGGTGAAATCCGGCCGATGCGCGAGGACGCCAGCGTGTCGGCGGCGGTCGCCTATCGTGCCGAGCCGGGCGTGGTGGGCCGCATCACCGAATGCAACAATGGCTGGTGCCTGTTCGACGTCAAGGGCCGCAAGGGCTGGATACAGACCGACCATATCTGGGGCGACTGA